The Glycine soja cultivar W05 chromosome 8, ASM419377v2, whole genome shotgun sequence genome has a window encoding:
- the LOC114424159 gene encoding serine/threonine-protein phosphatase 7 long form homolog, producing MASSSSCSSSIQTRSGPIDSDVLWMQPKHVSEHVWNGEPDRKLHIRRAVPTYQGEEQIPEEIVPLLRQCGFYWIMRMGYLKINAALISAFIERWRPETHTFHLRCGEATITLQDVSVLLGLRSDGAPLIGSTNLVWADLCEELLGVRPQEGEIEGSVVKLSWLAHHFSDINIDEGNIEQLQRFTRAWILRFIGGVLFVNKSSSRVSLRYLQFLRDFEQCSTYAWGPAVLAYLYREMCSATDYKVKSIGGMCILIQMWAWERCMTLAPKRTPPVIENKPLGHRWLRRGNQHIGNDDLFVWEPYTATVMAALPPICVVGGVAWFAVVPLICFHVVEWHQPDRVLRQFGLQQPIPGCPSQPQNVHGITLKGKQYENWFHLLAPIIGQWNNRAEFRVDVYPRQEGLLGYNSDYMVWYRRKTKMFVDPNNANTTALGEVVETLQYMVSPQGRNTWTVDDLVPYVDKLAIISEEQERITEPVSHGPASEREFPAQEFPILQSSVETRGIGRRREPVEAEQYSQQMMERGHGMYYTPATFSEYPSQMYQYPFAGHHTDTSETSHSFGGVAETQPHFSWPTMTPSQQHDAPMATPNAPFAPQWNVPGAIPDMGELLGVDLRQEFSAEAEEAEAGRQRGGRRNPDRQARRWDRPCGTSSRHHGHHND from the exons ATGGCTTCTTCGTCGTCATGCTCATCAAGTATACAAACTAGGTCTGGTCCAATTGATAGTGACGTGTTGTGGATGCAACCcaagcatgtttcagaacatgtttggaatggggaaccAGACAGAAAACTACACATCAGGCGAGCAGTCCCGACGTATCAAGGTGAAGAACAAATACCGGAGGAAATTGTTCCTTTGCTTCGGCAATGTGGGTTTTATTGGATCATGAGGATGGGATACCTAAAGATAAATGCGGCCTTAATTAGTGCGTtcattgaaagatggaggcccgaaACCCACACGTTTCACCTGAGATGCGGAGAGGCTACCATTACTCTCCAAGATGTGTCAGTTTTACTAGGTTTGCGTAGTGACggggcaccattaattggttCAACTAATCTTGTTTGGGCCGACTTGTGTGAAGAATTATTAggagtcagaccacaggaaGGGGAAATTGAAGGCAGTGTCgtcaaattaagttggttggctcaccatttttctgACATAAATATTGATGAGGGTAACATTGAGcaattacaaaggtttacccgtgcGTGGATCCTTCGATTCATAGGAGGTGTCCTCTTTGTTAACAAAAGTAGTAGCAGAGTTTCCTTAAGGTACCTACAATTTCTACGTGACTTTGAACAGTGCAGCACGTATGCGTGGGGACCTGCCGTGCTTGcgtatttatatagagagatgtgcagcgccaccgattacaaagttaaatcaatcggaggtatgtgcatcttaatccaaatgtgggcatgggaacgatgcaTGACCTTAGCTCCAAAGAGGACGCCTCCCgttatagaaaataaaccactcggacacag gtggttgcgacgtggaaatcagcatattggcaatgatgatctt tttgtctGGGAGCCATACACAGCAACTGTGATGGCAGCGTTGCCTCCAATTTGTGTGGTTGGAGGTGTAGCTTGGTTTGCGGTGGTGCCACtgatttgtttccatgttgttgagtggcaccaacccgatAGAGTTTTACGACAATTTGGATTGCAACAACCCATTCCCGGGTGTCCTTCGCAACCGCAAAATGTCCATGGCATAACGCTCAAAGGCAAACAATATGAGAATTGGTTCCACCTGTTGGCCCCAATCATTGGTCAGTGGAACAATCGAGCAGAGTTTAGGGTCGACGTTTATCCTCGACAGGAGGGCCTACTGGGTTATAACTCGGACTACATGGTGTGGTATAGGCGtaaaacaaagatgtttgtcgacccaaacaatgcaaacacAACTGCATTG GGTGAAGTTGTGGAGACTTTACAAtatatggtgtcaccacaagggAGGAACACGTGGACggttgatgatctcgtgccttacgTGGATAAGTTAGCAATTATATctgaagagcaagagagaatcactgaaccagtgtcacatggtccagcatcagAGCGTGAATTCCCAGCCCAAGAGTTTCCCAttcttcagtcaagtgttgaaactcgggGCATAGGCAGACGAAGGGAGCCTGTTGAAGCGGAAcaatattcccaacaaatgaTGGAGCGTggtcatggaatgtattacacgccagcAACATTTTCCGAATATCCttcacagatgtatcagtatccttttgCAGGTCATCATACTGATACTTCTGAGACCTCACATTCGTtcggtggtgttgcggaaacacagcctcatttttcatggcccactATGACTCCTTCACAGCAGCACGATGCCCCCATGGCAACACCTAACGCCCCATTTGCTCCGCAATGGAATGTACCCggagcaatacctgatatgggcgagttattaggtgttgatttgcgtcaggAGTTTTCTGCAGAGGCTGAGGAAGCAGAAGCGGGGAGACAACGCGGcggcagaagaaatcctgatcgtcaagcgcgaagatgggatcgaccatgtggcacatcttcacgacatcacggacaccataatgactgA
- the LOC114424158 gene encoding uncharacterized protein LOC114424158: protein MLQGEAEIWWKFVRPTFTAPGGVIPWNAFKEKFLENYFPRDLRKRKAREFLDLKQGNMSVEEYTAKFNELLQYWPQYQDARNEEDLCAQFENGLRLEIQQAVSYMQITDFNQLVTKCRIFEDNMKERQARGFGGPQRSHPFRGNGNKRMKPYSSNKGKQPMATSNMSLSKGTGRKKKERWESLISNRFGLGLL from the exons ATGCTCCAAGGAGAAGCTGAGATctggtggaagttcgtgagACCTACATTTActgcacctggaggcgtgattccttggaatgccttcaaggaaaAATTCctagaaaattattttccacgagatctcaggaagcgaAAGGCAagggaatttctggatttgaagcagGGAAACATGTCCGTTGAAGAATACACGGCCAAATTTAATGAACTTCTACAGTactggcctcaataccaagatgctcggaacGAAGAAGActtatgtgctcagtttgagaatgggcttcgacTAGAGATTCAACAGGCAGTTAGCTACATGCAGATCACGGATTTCAATCAACTAGTGACAAAGTGCAGAATATTTGAGGACAACATGAAagagaggcaagctagaggtTTTGGAGGACCACAGAGAAGCCATCCTTTTAGAGGAAACGGTAATAAGAGGATGAAGCCATATtctagcaacaaggggaaacAACCTATGGCTACGTCCAACATGAGCTTGTCAAAGGGGACTGGG agaaagaagaaggagagatggGAGTCACTTATTTCAAATCGTTTTGGGTTGGGactattgtga